Genomic window (Mustela erminea isolate mMusErm1 chromosome X, mMusErm1.Pri, whole genome shotgun sequence):
TGACCAGGATCTCGGGGAGAGTGTCGATGCTCTCCTTGCTGGCCGGCGGATTGGCCACCTCCACATCCACAGCGAGAGACTCCAAGTGCGCAAGGGCGGTTTCCATCGCTTGGGCCAAGCGTTCTTCAAGTGCCATGTAGGTGAGAAACTGAGGATCCACGTAGGAGATGGCTTCGGCCACCCCCAAGCCGTCTGCGAACCCATCAAAGAGGCTCCAATCCACTTCGAGGTCTTCGCTCACGCTGGAGTCGTCTTCAAGGTTGTTGTTTCCATCCAGCATGAACACCCCGGGCTGCAGGAACTCCTGACCCGATTCATTATCCCCCTCACTGCTACTCTCATTTTCATTGTACTGGAGCCAAGGAACTTCGCCTCCTCTCGGGgacacctgctcctcctcccgAAGACATGCTCCTTGGATTTCTTCAAGTTGGCCATTGCCACCACCGCTGCCACTgccgccaccaccaccgccgccgctgccgccgccgccgccaccaccaccgccagtgccaccaccactaccaccactggCCCCGGCGCTAGAGCTGGCCCCAGCGCTGGTGTTCCCCCTGACCTGCTCAGCCTCGTGTTCTTCCTTCCCCGGCAGAGTTTCCCAGCTTTCCCCGCTGGATGAGAGATTTTGCTCCCGTCCGCGATACTTGCGACGCAGAGCAGCAGTCCACTCTTTGTCGCTGTCGGAGTCTTCGTCGCAGTACTTGTAGTAGTCGTCGCTGTACGTCCAGAAGTCGGGGTCGGCCATGGTTCGTCGGCGTCTTGGCACCTTCTCTGGCTTCACTTGGTCCTTCCTGGCCTCCCTCTTGTCTTCGGGGTACTTCGGCTCAGAGTAGCCGCTTGAACTCTCGCCTCTGGCTCTTCTTGCCAGGCCGTCCGAGCGGCCTTCAGCCGTGTTGGCCGTATCCCTCCACCTGGAAGTACTATGTGgcatatcatcatcatcatcagtatcaaaaaatatttttggtttcacGCAGTTGGGGCTGGCCAGATTTCTGATTTTGGGCCTCACCACCGGCTCCTCTGCACTCTTTGGGGGGTCTTCCCCCCCACCACAAATACTCACAGGAGCCCTGCTGGGACGTGCAGGTAAACTCTGCTCCCGCCTCTGCCTCTCCAGGCTGTCGCCGGTGGTTGCCACCTTGCCTTCAGCAGATGTCTGAGAGGCCATGCTACTTTGCTGCAGGAACTCGGCTCTGCTAGCAGAGCGTCTGGCCGCAGGGACTGGATCTAACTTGTCAAGCTCCTCTCTCACATCACGCTTAAAGCTAGAGAACTGTGGGGGCACCCCAGCCAAGGACCTGGCCCCTTTCTCTGGGTCATACGGCTTATCATCTTTAAACTTGCCAGTTTTCCCTCTCACTGGCACTCGCTCAACaggcccagccccctcctcctcacTATCATCTGCCCCGAAAGAGTCAACATGTCCATAAGCCATTCCTCTTCTGCTACCCGAGGCCCTGTACTCTCTTGGTGGGTACCTGGAGTAGTCCTCATTATCAACATTCAGGCCGGCTCCAGAGCTCTCGCTGTCTTCCCAACTACGACGAGTGATGGAAAATGGCGACCGGCTCCTCTTGGTGGTTTGACTGGGGGCTGATCTGTGCATTGGGACTTCCGAGGTCGTCTTTCTCTGGCTGGAAATCCTTTCCTGCTGGCTCGTGGATGGCCTGAAACTGACATAAGCATGCCTTCTTCCATACCTCCTGCCTGTATTGGACTGATACCCTCCTGCTGGCTTGGGCCACACAGGCTTGCTAGATTCCTGACCCATGGCTCTGCCTTAGCAGGGTTTCCAATACAGCTGGGCCTTGAGTGGAAAGGCTCCTGCTCCCTGCACAAGCTTTGGAGATGGGAGCGCCAACTCAGTTCGGAATAAGAGAGCAGGGAGATCTATTTCCACTTCAGCAGGCAGGTAACAGAAAGAATAAGGGGCCTTTACAATTAGTTTCACTTTCTTCTAAGGCCTGAAGTAGCATTCCAGTGACTGTCAGGTGTAGACCTGGAACACATTTTTAATGTTGGCAAAATGATTACAAAACTGGGTTGATAGGAAAGCCAGACTTACGGGAGAATCTGACAGAAGattgggggcaggggcagtgaCTGGACCCTGGGAAGGTGGGTGAAGCACTGTGGAATTATGCCAACGTGGAAGAGGAAAGACTGCTGCGGTTATTTTATGGGGTGTCTGTGTCTTTTCTGAGCCCTGCAGACAGACAGGAGAAATGCAAATTGGAATAGGGTGGAAAATATAGATCACCACATGTTCGTGAGTGCTGAGGTgtcaggaggagaggggcaggtggAAGTGGGGGCAGAACCAGCCATCATGCTGTGAAGAGAGGCCTGTGTTTGtagggggaggggacaggtgtATTGGGGAGAGGCATTAGCGTCAGACAGGATGAGACCTGTTCTGGATGCGGGCAGGAGAACGACAGGTGCAGGTGGGGTGACTTCAGAGGAGAGGGTTGTGTGCAAACATGACAGAGAGTGTGCATGCGTGGTCGTATGTGCAGCCGCTGCAACTCGGCGCAAGGACGCCTATGTATGTGTCTGTGGCAGGCAAGAAAAGCTTTGGTGGCACCGGCCAGGGGCAGCCTATGGTCTGCACGTGCATGTTCAGTGAAATGGGAGGCAACAATAGAGACAAGTCAGTGCAAGCAAATGCATCCACGAGAGGGACAGCACGGGAGAGGGATGTGTGGGTGGCCACTGGGTGGAACAGGGTCAGCAATCAGGGAAATATGTGTGTTTGTGAAGGGGGCTATAGCAGGGAGGAGGGGTTGTTGTCCCTGAGCGAGGATTtctgtgagtgtgagtgtgaatgTGTGCATGCACGGCCGGGAACAGCAGAGGAAGGCTGTCTGTGCACAGATgcagcaggcagggagcagggctgggagcaTTTGTGAGGGCTGTGTGAATGAGAGCGTGAGGGTGCATACGTACGTATGTGGCATGTGAAAGGGGGCCAGCAATCAAAGGGTATCCTGATGTGTGTATGTGGCAGGCAGGAGCTAAGGCAGCCCCCGAAGGGGTGTCTgtgtgtactgtgtgtgtgtgcactcaccAGAGCATACAGAGGCCGAAGAAGGAGGGGGCTGCTTCTGGTGGTGTGTATGGGGCAGGCCGTGAGAAGCAGGGAAGGCACTGAGGGTGTGACAGTGTGCAAgagggtatgtatgtgtgtgtatccatgTGTGCAAGGGGAAGGGGATGTTCCAGAACCTTgagtgggtgggggggtgcagggagggggctgcaatggaaggtgtgtgtgtgtgtgtgtgtgtgtgtgtacgtatgtacGCCCGCGGGCACGTGCgcgcatgcgtgtgtgcgtgccATGCATGCATGCGTGTATGTGTAGGTCCCTGCCCACACACGCGAGACacggcagagggagggggagggggccgcaATGTCATAATGAGGGATGGGGAAACGTTATGGGCTCAAACGGCAAATCCAAACAGATggccagggaagggggaaaaaagaaaaggcgtGCGAGGGTCTAGTTTCTCCCTGGGAATAATTTGTTTTTCCGACAATTATTTTCCTGGGAACAATAATATATTTACCTAAAAATCTTAACAATTTACTATTCAGCAAAACAACTGCAAAATGGGGGAAGAAAGGCCATGGAGTGCTCCGCAAAGGGaccaagaagggaggaaggaggagagggcccCGACCACCACTCCCCTCTCAAACAGGGATTAAAGCCCTTCGAGTGGGGGCCACGCCACACAGAAGGGGCTGGGAGACGGAGGAGGGAGCCTCCAGTCAGGTCGTGGGACACAGGCCTCACTCTGCAGTTAGGTCTTGCGTCCGCCCCACCCCTTCCCGAGGGGCGAGCCTGAAAAATCTGTTCGCAAGAGGAACCCGAATCCTTGTCCCCATGCCAGGTCCCCCGTCCCACCGCCCCGTCTGGAGGAGTTGAGGAAGGAAACAGTCTTCACTCACCCAGTCCGGACACCCTCACGCTTTCGAGAGGCGCAGAGCTCTTGGACCTCCGACCACCACGACCGACCGACCGCCAGAGCCGCTGCTCCTGGTCTCCAGCTCCTCCCCCGGCAGACAGCAACAGGGCGGGCGGCGACTGCGGCGGAGGAAGTGATTGTGGCGTCGGTGGGGCCCGCCCCCTTGATGTGGCGGGGGCGGCAGCTGCTCTCGACAAATCAGGGTGGGCCCCaaagcattatttcattttaaatgatgaaatcGTCAAGGATACTGAAAAGGACAGCAAAAAATGTAACCAACAGCCAGCTTTAACAAATGTTAAACATTTCGCCAAACTcccttctgttgtcttttttttttgaagatgaaatctaaaaattcttttttattaattccaatattaaagtaattataataatatatcgTACCCTATGTTATATGTTATGGCTTTTACTAGAAATAtggaaaatgtgaaattatatcTAGGACTGTAATTATTTTCAACCTGATAATTGAAGCAATTGAATTGTTTACAGTAGAATTTCTTGCTGTTAATTACAAAATCAAGCTTCTCCATCCAAAAGAAATCATCAGTCATAAAGCGCAATACCTGATCAGGATCCGGTAATCGCATTGCagcttaaaaatattataactatACCTTCTGGATTTGTATAATTTTACTGAActcctggttttttaaaattgcacTTTACAACGTATTTTTAGTATTTACATCTAATGTAACAATAGCAAAGTTTTGTTCttggaaataaaatgcataatagAAGAACAAGAAATATTAGGGGTCACAACATAATAGAaataggatatatatatgtaactgtcAAACCACTAAAGAAATAATAtgtagaacaaagagaaaaatccatctATCAAAGGGCAGAAATGGAGTGGGAAGCAACAAgaaagggtatttttttaaaagggcaggaataaatccaaatatatcagtaTGTAGTATGGATTAACACCTATAAAAAGCAGACtctcattttaagtattttgttttttcgAAATCTGGTTATACACTGTTTATATGAGTTTCACGTAAAGCacatatagaaatggaaaatatgccACTTAAATACTGGAAGGAacgaaggaaggagggagggaggggaaggaaggaattttaaaaagaagaaaagaaaagagaaggtaagAGACATGTAGCAAAGTTAATATCAAAAAAATCCAAGGACTCAAAGTAAAAAACattaaagagaacaaaacagtTCGTTTCattcacagagaaagaagacacagTCAGTAAACTTTCTATGACAAGCAGTGTGATTTCAAAGTATATGAGgctaatatgttaaaatataaagagagatcAGAAAGTTTTCAATTATAGTGGGAGACTTAACCACACATATTATGGAATAAATGAACCAAAtagactataaaataaataatgatatagaGAGACTGAATAACACAGTTAGTAAACCTAATCTATATACATTTTCTGTACTCAAGAAAGGATGCatttttcatcaaaaaattaaaatatttcaaatacacaGGAAAGTAGAGCATAAAATGCACGTTTGCATGTACCTGTCATACAGATTgagcaaatttattttcttcagattctcAGATCTGAACTGATACCCTTTGtcattatttatcattatatgtcattatttatatatatatcatatttgtTATTGACATATATGACATTCGTTATGACATATATGAcaatatgtcattattttttattaaataataaaaatttattatttattatttattattatttatccgGATTTATCCCTGATATCGTTTCTTGTTCTGAAATCTGCTTTGTTTGGAATTAACAgttattccagctttctttttattaatgttagTGTGTATACCTTCCTCTGTCCATTTActtttcatctctctgtgtctctatatttaaaatgggtttcttgtaaacaacatatacttgggtctcttttttaaaatccattctgattGTCCTTTGCTTTCTAAACTGGTGTAGTTAGACCATTCACAATTAAAGTGACTCTTGGTGTAGTTGGATTAATATTTGTCAAATTATAAGCATTTCCTATTCATTGCCtttgttccttgtttctttttttgtcttccatttttttctgccttctctaatTTTAACTGggcattttataaaattccactttctcttctcttttataaTGTCAATTATATtgctaatttttacattttttagtggTTGTCCTTAAGTTTATAATGTACGTTTCTAACTAATCCAAGCCCATTTTCAAGTGACACAACACTACTTCATGGGTCGTGTGGGTACCTTTTAACAGAGTATTTCCAattcttccctcctgccccttataactttgctttcattcatttcacttgtCCATAAACCATTATCATCCATTACAttgctgctattatttttttgaacTTACTGTTATTTGTTAGATCagttaagaagaagaaaaatgcaagcttttatcttatttatactttcatttattcttactCAAATCCcctattgtttttaaatgtagataCAAGTTGCTGacctatatcattttttttctttctgaataatttcttttaacgTTTCTTCAAGGTAGATCTCAGGAGAGACATCATAACACTTTTtaccatattttacttattaaaaatgaattagtaGGTCTAGCTCACACTCATAGAGAGGGGATTACACAAGGGCAGAAATTCTAGGAAGTGGGGCTCACTTGGGCCAGGACATGGATTGGAGCATCTCAGCTTCAACAGGTATTGCCAatccattttccaaagtggttgtaccaatttatttatttctaggaattctTTCTATATGCCAGAGACCGGATGTCGGTTATATTTGTacagttgtaaatatcttctcctaattggtgttttctttaatatgaaatttatgaatttataaaagtacttaaaataaacaatagaaagCTCTTTAAAATCCTGGAGACAAGACCTCTATAAATTTGACAAAACATGCaggagcaaaaaaagaaaagacttaattACATCTCCTGATAGGCAAAACTTATAGAGATAGATAAACAATTCTAAGTAAAGTAAAGCACAAATGAAAACCTGGGGACAATATAcgctgctatatatatatatatatatatatatatatatatatatatgcatgcctaTAGAATGTTACAGCCTTTTCTTCTGCGTACTTGTCTCTCTCCTCTAACTGTATCACTGCTCCCCATAACCTACTTGAGTAACTAGTATCCAttattgcatatttttctttatatgtgaATAATCATATACAGGTAGATGTATgctatgtgtatatatgtacatgtgtgctGTGTTCACGGGTTTTtgcttgtccttttttttaaaataggattatCTATAGATTTTTGCCCTTCTTGCTGTGCTTACTAAGTAATACACCCTGAAATCAACTGGTAGGGCTTGAATTACTAATCTTCAGTGGCTGCCTAGTATTTATGTTGTGGATTTGCCATAATCTGTCCAGCCATCAACTGATTGATAGATGATTATGATTctatgttttgtttctgttttggtttttgacaCTGTGAACACTGCTGTGCTACATGTCTTTGTACTTATAGGTCCTAAGGTGTCAGGGCCTTCATTTCCATGGAATAAAGTCCCAAAACTAGAACTACCACATCGAATGATGTGTAGCCTTTTAATTTTAGTAGATGATGCCAGATTGCTTTTCCCCCCAAGGCTGGGGCCCTTCCCATTTCCAATGCATGGCCCTACACCATGGCTAGCCTGACTGATCCTGGAGCACAGACTCCTGACCCATGCTGGGTCAACTAGACTCTTCTCCTAGGGATCTAAAAGTCAGAAGGAGACACACAGACACTGAGAGGACTGGAGCTGAGTCATGTTCAAATCAACCAATTCCGAAGACCACCCCAGGATCTTTGAAATACAGTCTTATCTTCTGCCCGTGTTAGCTAGAGTTGAACTCTGTTGTTGACGACTGAAAGAAACTTACAAACCCTGGTCAGGCTGAGCCCTGAACCTGGTCACAAACTCAGCCTTGATCCCAGCTGCAGTGTTAGCTCTGATCCATGCCACAGACTCAGTCATCACCAGAGTTGGAGATGGAGGGCCACTGCTGGCCCCAGATTCAACTAACCCCTGCTTGGCATCTTTCTGGCCAAGCTCTGGGCTGAAAGAGGGGACAGGAGAGCCAGTGGATACGTTTCAGCCACATTCATCAGAGCCTCAAAGTTAAGTACTCTTTGTAGCAATTAATGCTGATGACTTTGGAGACAGAGAGGAATTCCTTGTGAAGAATAATTGTAAGGTCGAAGCCAGTGATGGTTGGGGACGACTGTGTGTTAGGGAGTAATGGATCCAAAGGGAACTCTGATTGGAATGGGCATCAGGGGTTTGGCTGTGGAGACAGACAATGAGGGCAATCAACTCTGACCCTGGCTCAAGGTaaaggggacagagcagggatgtggggtgggggacCAGATGTCTGAAGCTGGATGGGGCTAGGCTGAGTCTCATGTTAGAGCCTGGATGGGTCCCGATGACACAGAGATGCTGGGCCCCAGGATCGCCTAAGAGTAGCTACCATCAGAAGAGGTTCAAGCAGCCTGCAGCTCAGAAGCTTCCTCCTTTGTCTCTCCTGTCTGGTATTGCCTGGCCGGATAGGATGGACCCCCATGCCGTCTGGCCCTTTCCTTGCTGTCCTGACTTCCCACAGGCTACAAAGCCACTTGCCCCCTTCTCCATCCCTCCAATGTCTCCTGCCCTTCATCCTTTCCCCTGGCTTAACTTCACATTGTGTGCCTCCTGCTGAGTGTCAGGGATTAGGCCTGTCTATTGTGGGATAcagctctcttctcttctctccagagCCAAGAAGCTCTCGCCAAGACCTGGTGCCAGCCTCTCCCCAAGGATCTCTGGCAGAAACCAGGTGGAGATTGCTGGGAGTGAGGCCGGAGGGGCAAGCCCAGAGCGTTGGGGAGGAGACCGACACTTGTCAAACCCCTATCATCTGCCAGGCTCTTTACATACGCTcgctcatttaatcttcatagttAGTTGGCAAGGTAGCAATTTGTACATTCCAATGGGAAAGCCGAGGCTCAGAGATTGTAAGGGATTTGTCCAAGGCTACTCAGCTAGAGGTGGTAGAGCTGGAATTTGAGGCCAGGACCATCAGCTCCAAAGCTGGCTACTTCGAGGCCTGAGGCAGGAAGAGTGTGGTGGCCTCAGTTCCTGACTGAAAAGGAGGTCTACCAAGTGGGGCATTTCCTGATGGAGGCCTAGAGCAGCTCACTTTATCCATGGCTGAACAGCAGGCCCCGAGTGGCAGGGAGCAAGTAGCGGACTAGATGGCATGTGACACCAGCtaagtcagagaggcagagaacagGTTCCCCTTGTTCTTCCCCCTGCAGCCTCTGCTCAGGAAGTGCTGGGCCACCCTCTCTCCACAGAATTTTCCTTTGACCCTTGGTGCGTCTGTGCTTCTATCAACAGAGACAGAAGGGAGCCAGCCGAAGATACTGGGAGGTTgtagggcagggcagggggtagAGATAGGTAGAGTCACAAGGCCAGAACATAGCACAGTGATCCTTTAGGCGGGACCCTGGGTGgatccccatcccccacccggGCCTCACTGTTCTCATCTCGGCAATGGAGAGATGGTATTAGATGGTAGCTGAAAGCCAATGAGTGAGTGTATGGTGGGGCCTGCCCAGGCAGGAAAATGGTGTGGCCATGTCATCAGGGAGAGCTTTGCTCATGGAACATGACTGGGGGGACTGGTGAGGGCAGAAGTCATGGTAAGCCTAGAAGATATATGTGTGGCTGGCACAGGAGTAGTTTCTCTGGGCCCAGCCTGGGATCTAAGCCCTGCCCCTGGCTACCCCATTCACAGCAGAAGGGTGGAGGATAAGCAAATGAGGAGCTGAGGTTATggaaaatgtgtctttttaaaaagaagaacacttGGGGAAGTgcaagaaggcaagaaaggacTGGAAACCCTGCCGGTTAcactgagagggagagacaagggTATCTCCcgaaaaagacaaaagcaaaaacaaaaaccacttcaCTTCAGACTTCGGCTGAGGCCTGAAGCCCTGGGTGGCCTCTCAGACCGGGCTCTGGTTCCAGACCTGACAGTTTTGCTGGTCAGGGGACCCTGAacaaatttttcttcctctctgggcctcagtgctcCCACTCACAAAATAAACTGGGGCCTAAACATCTCACTGAGATGGCCCTTTTGTACTCCAGAAACTTCTACCAGTTTCAAGCCCCTTGATCTTGACCCCACCTCAGGTACTGACAGGTAAGTTGATCAGCTATGGGAGTCAGGGTAACACTGGCActttgggcgggggggggggggggtgtcctccTAGGATCCAGTGAGAGCTCACCACAGCCCAGAGGCTCAGATTCATTGGCGCCCTGCTTCCCCCATTCCCACCTCTTCTGTGCCCTCCCAGCCCAGTTTCCGCTGACCTCCTCTACTTGCCTGGAACATGCCAGACTCCCTGTTGCTTCAGCACCATCGCCCATGCTGTTCACTATACTTGGAATGCA
Coding sequences:
- the PJA1 gene encoding E3 ubiquitin-protein ligase Praja-1 isoform X3 is translated as MGQESSKPVWPKPAGGYQSNTGRRYGRRHAYVSFRPSTSQQERISSQRKTTSEVPMHRSAPSQTTKRSRSPFSITRRSWEDSESSGAGLNVDNEDYSSTSRWRDTANTAEGRSDGLARRARGESSSGYSEPKYPEDKREARKDQVKPEKVPRRRRTMADPDFWTYSDDYYKYCDEDSDSDKEWTAALRRKYRGREQNLSSSGESWETLPGKEEHEAEQVRGNTSAGASSSAGASGGSGGGTGGGGGGGGGSGGGGGGGSGSGGGNGQLEEIQGACLREEEQVSPRGGEVPWLQYNENESSSEGDNESGQEFLQPGVFMLDGNNNLEDDSSVSEDLEVDWSLFDGFADGLGVAEAISYVDPQFLTYMALEERLAQAMETALAHLESLAVDVEVANPPASKESIDTLPEILVTEDHSAVGQEMCCPICCSEYVKGEVATELPCHHYFHKPCVSIWLQKSGTCPVCRCMFPPPL
- the PJA1 gene encoding E3 ubiquitin-protein ligase Praja-1 isoform X1, with translation MGQESSKPVWPKPAGGYQSNTGRRYGRRHAYVSFRPSTSQQERISSQRKTTSEVPMHRSAPSQTTKRSRSPFSITRRSWEDSESSGAGLNVDNEDYSRYPPREYRASGSRRGMAYGHVDSFGADDSEEEGAGPVERVPVRGKTGKFKDDKPYDPEKGARSLAGVPPQFSSFKRDVREELDKLDPVPAARRSASRAEFLQQSSMASQTSAEGKVATTGDSLERQRREQSLPARPSRAPVSICGGGEDPPKSAEEPVVRPKIRNLASPNCVKPKIFFDTDDDDDMPHSTSRWRDTANTAEGRSDGLARRARGESSSGYSEPKYPEDKREARKDQVKPEKVPRRRRTMADPDFWTYSDDYYKYCDEDSDSDKEWTAALRRKYRGREQNLSSSGESWETLPGKEEHEAEQVRGNTSAGASSSAGASGGSGGGTGGGGGGGGGSGGGGGGGSGSGGGNGQLEEIQGACLREEEQVSPRGGEVPWLQYNENESSSEGDNESGQEFLQPGVFMLDGNNNLEDDSSVSEDLEVDWSLFDGFADGLGVAEAISYVDPQFLTYMALEERLAQAMETALAHLESLAVDVEVANPPASKESIDTLPEILVTEDHSAVGQEMCCPICCSEYVKGEVATELPCHHYFHKPCVSIWLQKSGTCPVCRCMFPPPL
- the PJA1 gene encoding E3 ubiquitin-protein ligase Praja-1 isoform X2 gives rise to the protein MHRSAPSQTTKRSRSPFSITRRSWEDSESSGAGLNVDNEDYSRYPPREYRASGSRRGMAYGHVDSFGADDSEEEGAGPVERVPVRGKTGKFKDDKPYDPEKGARSLAGVPPQFSSFKRDVREELDKLDPVPAARRSASRAEFLQQSSMASQTSAEGKVATTGDSLERQRREQSLPARPSRAPVSICGGGEDPPKSAEEPVVRPKIRNLASPNCVKPKIFFDTDDDDDMPHSTSRWRDTANTAEGRSDGLARRARGESSSGYSEPKYPEDKREARKDQVKPEKVPRRRRTMADPDFWTYSDDYYKYCDEDSDSDKEWTAALRRKYRGREQNLSSSGESWETLPGKEEHEAEQVRGNTSAGASSSAGASGGSGGGTGGGGGGGGGSGGGGGGGSGSGGGNGQLEEIQGACLREEEQVSPRGGEVPWLQYNENESSSEGDNESGQEFLQPGVFMLDGNNNLEDDSSVSEDLEVDWSLFDGFADGLGVAEAISYVDPQFLTYMALEERLAQAMETALAHLESLAVDVEVANPPASKESIDTLPEILVTEDHSAVGQEMCCPICCSEYVKGEVATELPCHHYFHKPCVSIWLQKSGTCPVCRCMFPPPL